One Vitis riparia cultivar Riparia Gloire de Montpellier isolate 1030 chromosome 4, EGFV_Vit.rip_1.0, whole genome shotgun sequence genomic window carries:
- the LOC117911980 gene encoding shaggy-related protein kinase eta-like encodes MKRIGILTWYSVGTTRFSALIIGNDPVTGHIISTTIGGKNGEPKQTISYMAERVVGTGSFGIVFQAKCLETGETVAIKKVLQDRRCKNRELQLMRTMDHPNVISLKHCFFSTTSRDELFLNLVMEYVPETMYRVLKHYSNAKQRMPLIYVKLYTYQIFRGLAYIHSVPGVCHRDLKPQNLLVDPLTHQVKLCDFGSAKVLVKGEANISYICSRFYRAPELIFGATEYTTSIDIWSAGCVLAELLLGQPLFPGENAVDQLVEIIKVLGTPTREEIRCMNPSYTDFRFPQIKAHPWHKVFHKRMPPEAIDLASRLLQYSPSLRCTALEACAHPFFDELREPNARLPNGRPLPPLFNFKQELSGASPELVNKLIPEHVRRQIGLSFFHPAGT; translated from the coding sequence ATGAAGAGAATTGGAATTCTTACCTGGTACTCAGTGGGAACCACGCGTTTCAGCGCTTTGATTATAGGGAATGATCCTGTCACaggtcacatcatttccaccacaATTGGAGGGAAAAATGGGGAGCCCAAACAGACCATCAGTTACATGGCAGAGCGTGTTGTGGGTACCGGGTCATTTGGAATTGTTTTTCAGGCAAAATGCTTGGAAACTGGAGAGACTGTGGCCATAAAGAAGGTTTTGCAGGACAGAAGATGTAAGAACCGTGAGCTGCAGTTAATGCGCACGATGGATCATCCAAATGTCATTTCCCTAAAACATTGTTTCTTTTCTACTACAAGTAGAGATGAACTTTTCCTCAACTTGGTAATGGAATATGTCCCTGAGACTATGTATCGGGTCTTGAAGCACTACAGCAATGCAAAACAGCGAATGCCTCTTATATATGTGAAACTTTACACTTACCAAATTTTCAGGGGCCTGGCATATATCCACAGTGTTCCTGGAGTTTGCCATAGGGATTTGAAGCCTCAAAATCTTCTAGTTGATCCACTTACTCACCAAGTTAAGCTTTGTGACTTTGGAAGTGCAAAAGTGCTAGTTAAAGGTGAAGCGAACATATCATACATATGTTCTCGTTTCTACCGAGCACCTGAACTTATATTTGGGGCCACAGAGTATACAACCTCAATTGATATATGGTCAGCTGGTTGTGTCCTAGCTGAGCTTCTTCTAGGCCAGCCATTGTTTCCTGGAGAGAATGCAGTGGACCAGCTTGTTGAGATTATCAAGGTTCTTGGTACACCAACGCGGGAAGAAATTCGTTGTATGAATCCGAGTTATACTGATTTTAGGTTTCCACAGATAAAAGCACACCCTTGGCACAAGGTCTTTCACAAACGAATGCCTCCTGAAGCAATTGATCTTGCTTCTCGACTTCTGCAATACTCACCAAGTCTTCGCTGCACAGCTCTAGAAGCATGTGCACATCCTTTCTTTGATGAGCTCCGAGAACCCAATGCCCGCCTGCCAAATGGTCGTCCATTACCACCTCTCTTCAATTTTAAGCAGGAATTATCTGGGGCTTCTCCTGAGCTTGTTAATAAGTTGATACCGGAGCATGTGAGGAGGCAAATAGGCCTAAGTTTTTTCCACCCAGCAGgcacataa
- the LOC117912474 gene encoding protein MEMO1 produces the protein MEMIRRASHAGSWYTDNPRKLAEELDGWLRASGLAKSPDVRGVIAPHAGYSYSGRAAAYAFGNIDPSSISRVFLLGPSHHYYTPKCALSRATVYKTPVGDLQIDLEVVEELKATGKFELMDLDVDEAEHSMEMHLPYLAKVFDGYPVKIIPILVGALNAENEAMYGRMLAKYVDDPNNFFSVSSDFCHWGSRFNYVHYDKKFGAIHKSIEALDRMGMDIIETGDPDAFKQYLLEFDNTICGRHPISVFLHMLRNCSTKIKINFLRYEQSSQCKTMRDSSVSYASAAAQVDA, from the exons ATGGAGATGATCAGGAGGGCTTCGCATGCAGGATCATGGTACACCGACAATC CTAGAAAATTAGCAGAAGAGCTTGATGGATGGCTTAGAGCATCTGGCCTGGCTAAATCTCCTGATGTACGGGGAGTGATTGCTCC GCATGCTGGTTATTCATATTCGGGTCGAGCTGCAGCCTATGCATTTGGGAACATTGATCCAAGTAGCAT TTCTCGTGTGTTTCTTCTTGGTCCATCTCACCACTATTATACTCCAAAATGTGCTCTTTCAAGAGCCACAGTTTATAAGACACCAGTAGGGGACCTACAAATTGATTTGGAAG TTGTTGAGGAGCTAAAAGCTACAGGAAAATTTGAACTGATGGATCTTGACGTTGATGAAGCTGAACATAGCATGGAAATGCATTTGCCATATCTTGCTAAAGTATTTGACGG GTACCCAGTAAAAATTATACCCATTTTAGTTGGTGCGCTTAATGCTGAAAATGAAGCCATGTATGGACGGATGCTCGCCAAATATGTGGATGATCCAAATAATTTCTTTTCTGTGTCCTCAGATTTTTGTCACTGGGGCTCAAG GTTCAATTATGTGCACTATGACAAGAAATTTGGGGCCATCCACAAATCCATTGAAGCTTTGGACAGGATGGGCATGGATATAATAGAAACAGGAGATCCAGATGCATTTAAGCAATACCTGTTGGAGTTTGACAACACCATTTGTGGACGCCATCCAATTAGCGTTTTTCTCCAT ATGCTGAGGAACTGCTCAACAAAGATAAAGATCAATTTCCTTCGATATGAACAATCAAGCCAATGCAAAACTATGAGAGACAGTAGCGTAAGCTATGCGTCTGCAGCAGCACAGGTGGATGCTTGA